One Roseiconus lacunae genomic region harbors:
- a CDS encoding sigma-54-dependent transcriptional regulator: MTKQSPQRILVADDEPLYRETTAEFLREEGFECICVENADDAITVLKEMDFDLILTDLNMPGNLKLELLREGRETYAHVPMIVITGVPSISSAIESVRLGITDYLLKPIKLDELLVAVKRAIEQKPSNRGAPITSPQDVALPTQTVHGATTLHRVPPVVGESDGMREVFEIVSKVAQGNANVLVTGESGTGKEVIAEMIHRLSARSERGFQVIDCTAIPDTLFESVLFGHTQGAFTGAIKDQAGLLRAADGGTAFFDEIGELPMPLQAKLLRVVQSQTFTAVGSDRPAKIDTRFICATNRNLSDEVEAGRFRQDLFYRLAVIHIQLPPLRERGQDIVRLAETFLQQLLPAGSNLEGFSEEAIESFLRYRWPGNVRELRNVVERSIALAQGSNIRREDLPVPLQNPNDTADQDWVDLTEISRDEALDRADRDYLTKLLRKHQGVIARAARQAGLSRQGMHKLLNRHGIIADDFRSP; encoded by the coding sequence GTGACGAAACAGTCACCCCAACGAATCCTAGTCGCCGACGACGAACCACTTTACCGCGAGACAACCGCAGAGTTTCTTCGCGAAGAGGGCTTTGAATGCATCTGCGTCGAGAATGCGGACGACGCGATCACGGTCCTGAAAGAAATGGACTTCGATTTAATCCTGACCGACCTCAACATGCCGGGCAACCTAAAGCTCGAACTACTCAGAGAGGGACGCGAAACCTATGCCCATGTTCCGATGATTGTGATCACGGGCGTCCCCTCGATCTCATCGGCCATCGAAAGCGTTCGATTGGGTATCACTGACTACTTGCTTAAGCCAATCAAGCTGGACGAGTTGCTCGTCGCTGTAAAGCGGGCGATCGAACAAAAGCCCAGCAATCGCGGTGCCCCGATCACCAGTCCTCAAGACGTTGCCCTACCGACTCAGACGGTCCACGGCGCGACGACTCTTCATCGCGTCCCACCCGTTGTCGGCGAAAGCGATGGCATGCGAGAGGTGTTCGAAATCGTCAGTAAAGTCGCACAGGGAAATGCGAATGTTCTAGTGACCGGCGAAAGCGGGACAGGAAAAGAAGTGATCGCCGAGATGATCCATCGGCTGAGCGCGCGAAGTGAACGGGGATTTCAAGTCATCGATTGCACCGCAATTCCCGATACGCTTTTCGAATCCGTCCTCTTCGGACACACCCAAGGTGCCTTCACGGGGGCCATCAAAGACCAAGCTGGTTTGCTGCGGGCCGCCGACGGCGGGACGGCTTTTTTCGACGAAATCGGAGAACTACCGATGCCGCTACAGGCAAAGCTGCTGCGTGTCGTTCAGTCGCAAACGTTCACCGCCGTCGGCAGCGATCGTCCGGCTAAGATTGACACACGTTTTATCTGCGCGACGAACCGCAATCTTTCCGACGAAGTCGAAGCGGGGCGATTCCGGCAGGATTTGTTTTACCGATTGGCTGTGATCCACATCCAGCTGCCACCGCTAAGAGAACGTGGCCAAGACATTGTCCGCCTGGCCGAAACGTTCCTTCAGCAACTACTGCCTGCCGGCTCAAATCTCGAAGGATTTTCCGAAGAGGCGATCGAGAGCTTCCTGCGCTATCGATGGCCGGGCAACGTTCGCGAACTTCGAAACGTCGTCGAACGATCGATCGCACTCGCACAAGGATCAAACATCCGCCGCGAAGACCTGCCCGTACCGCTGCAAAACCCCAACGACACCGCAGACCAAGACTGGGTAGATCTGACCGAAATCTCCAGGGACGAAGCCCTCGACCGCGCCGATCGGGATTACTTGACCAAGTTACTTCGCAAGCACCAAGGCGTGATCGCAAGGGCCGCTCGCCAAGCCGGACTATCAAGACAAGGCATGCACAAGCTACTCAATCGCCACGGCATCATTGCCGATGACTTTCGCTCGCCATGA
- a CDS encoding pirin family protein, with the protein MITVRRSEERGHADHGWLNAFHTFSFARYYDPNHMGFRALRVMNEDRIAAGKGFGTHPHDNMEIVTYVLDGALEHRDSMGNGEVLGAGEFQRMSAGTGITHSEFNPSRESQTHLYQIWLHPKVQGIEPSYEQKKFEPAGRRNQFQLVASPDAEQGALRIHQDVRIYLADLFSERSLDYQIQTGRHVWIQVLRGQIILEAQSGFAEVVKLSQGDAAALSQPEGLQSEAGKIRTLRLRSDSSAELMLFDLA; encoded by the coding sequence ATGATCACCGTCCGACGCTCCGAAGAACGCGGCCACGCCGACCACGGTTGGTTGAACGCCTTTCATACCTTTTCATTTGCTCGCTACTATGATCCGAATCACATGGGATTTCGGGCCCTTCGTGTGATGAACGAGGATCGGATTGCGGCCGGCAAAGGTTTCGGAACTCATCCCCACGACAACATGGAAATCGTCACTTACGTGTTAGACGGAGCCCTTGAACATCGTGATTCAATGGGGAACGGCGAGGTTTTGGGGGCTGGAGAGTTCCAGCGGATGTCGGCGGGGACTGGGATTACACATAGTGAGTTCAATCCCTCCCGGGAGAGCCAAACGCATCTTTACCAGATTTGGTTGCATCCGAAGGTCCAGGGGATCGAGCCGAGTTACGAGCAAAAAAAGTTCGAGCCGGCCGGACGCCGCAATCAGTTTCAGCTTGTTGCATCACCTGACGCAGAGCAGGGGGCACTGCGGATCCATCAAGACGTACGAATTTATCTAGCCGACCTCTTTTCTGAGCGTTCGCTGGACTACCAGATTCAAACCGGACGCCATGTCTGGATCCAGGTCTTGCGCGGCCAGATCATCTTGGAGGCCCAGTCCGGCTTTGCCGAAGTCGTGAAGTTGTCGCAAGGCGACGCGGCTGCATTGAGTCAGCCCGAAGGCCTTCAGAGCGAAGCGGGGAAGATTCGTACGCTCCGCTTGCGAAGTGATTCGTCTGCCGAGCTAATGCTGTTTGACTTGGCGTAG
- a CDS encoding MarR family winged helix-turn-helix transcriptional regulator, whose amino-acid sequence MSLQGELRKRDPFDSLSQEAMLAVMRTSDLLENRMARLLREHGLTLTQYNVLRILRGEDRPMPCLEVADRMIQVAPAMTRVVTQLIKLGLVDKVQSESDRRVYLVKLTPTAKRLLKKLDRPVLQLHETLFAGAGSAEQKALIQILESVRGAINES is encoded by the coding sequence ATGTCACTCCAAGGAGAACTTCGAAAGCGTGATCCGTTTGATTCGCTTTCCCAGGAAGCAATGCTAGCAGTCATGCGGACCAGTGATTTGTTGGAAAATCGGATGGCGAGACTACTGCGCGAGCATGGTTTGACGCTGACGCAGTACAACGTGCTACGGATTCTGCGAGGCGAAGATCGCCCGATGCCCTGTCTGGAAGTGGCCGACCGGATGATCCAGGTCGCACCGGCGATGACTCGAGTTGTCACCCAGTTGATCAAGCTGGGGTTGGTCGACAAAGTCCAATCGGAATCCGACCGCCGCGTCTATCTCGTCAAGCTGACGCCGACCGCCAAGCGTTTGCTCAAAAAGCTTGACCGACCGGTGCTTCAGCTTCATGAAACTTTGTTTGCGGGGGCCGGCTCGGCCGAACAGAAGGCACTGATTCAGATCCTGGAATCGGTTCGCGGAGCGATCAACGAATCGTGA
- a CDS encoding OmpA family protein, which produces MNRRIIKRFFPLLCVAVAACSLVGCSQNPYLAVPGSGAYPAQTGPLSPTIGQAANPNDARLAELTRRVQLLDDNNRQLHTQLAQSEQQAQVYREELSLVRQQLTATNQKLDEARLAANEAQNQVRGFQASTQRRGGASIAPNTNLGQLAGSLNLGGLPVERDGERIRIGIPSDQLFVPGTAQLIPQATTIINPVAAQIRSLFPRQKIGIEGYTDASQAMAGSAAAHQLASAQASAVLDVLTRHAGMPVAQFFIVAQGANRPLGSNSSASGRAANRRIELVIYPETF; this is translated from the coding sequence GTGAATCGACGGATCATAAAACGCTTCTTTCCGCTGCTATGTGTCGCCGTAGCGGCCTGCAGTCTGGTCGGATGCAGTCAAAATCCGTACCTCGCTGTCCCCGGTTCTGGGGCTTACCCGGCCCAAACCGGTCCGCTTAGCCCAACGATCGGTCAAGCGGCAAATCCCAACGACGCGAGGCTCGCCGAACTGACTCGGCGCGTTCAGTTGCTCGACGACAACAACCGTCAGCTCCACACCCAGTTGGCTCAAAGCGAACAACAGGCTCAGGTTTATCGCGAAGAACTGTCACTCGTCCGACAACAATTGACGGCCACCAACCAGAAATTGGACGAAGCCCGTTTGGCTGCCAACGAAGCTCAAAACCAAGTTCGCGGTTTCCAGGCCTCGACCCAGCGACGAGGCGGGGCATCGATCGCGCCGAACACCAATCTGGGCCAGCTTGCCGGAAGTTTAAACCTAGGTGGCTTGCCGGTCGAGCGAGACGGGGAACGGATTCGAATTGGGATTCCCAGCGACCAGCTTTTCGTCCCCGGAACGGCGCAACTGATTCCGCAAGCGACCACGATCATTAACCCGGTCGCCGCACAGATTCGCAGCTTGTTCCCTAGACAAAAGATCGGCATCGAAGGCTACACCGATGCCAGCCAAGCGATGGCCGGATCGGCAGCCGCACATCAACTTGCGTCTGCCCAAGCGTCAGCCGTACTCGACGTCCTGACACGGCATGCGGGCATGCCGGTTGCCCAATTTTTCATCGTTGCCCAAGGTGCGAATCGTCCACTCGGCTCAAATTCCTCGGCCTCCGGTCGAGCCGCCAATCGACGCATCGAACTCGTGATCTATCCTGAAACCTTCTAG
- a CDS encoding ABC transporter ATP-binding protein, which produces MLRCEELRKLYETHLAVDGVSFSLEPGSIGALVGPNGAGKTTTMRCLAGLIPATSGRLTVAGCELTDYNSSSLIELKRHLAYVPDDPPLFDDLTVGQHMEFIGRIYDVPDRVEKSERLLDYFQLADKVDAGATTLSRGMRQKLAIACAYLFQPSVLLLDEPMTGLDPPGIRRLLESTRELAKAGATIIISSHLLAMIEDVCTHLIVMQNGRLQFFGDVDQLRQQFPSATTLEQAYFEATSTVTK; this is translated from the coding sequence ATGCTCCGCTGTGAAGAGCTCCGTAAACTCTATGAAACTCATTTAGCCGTCGATGGCGTTAGCTTTTCCCTCGAACCGGGGAGCATCGGCGCATTAGTCGGCCCAAATGGAGCGGGTAAGACGACAACCATGCGCTGTCTGGCGGGGTTGATCCCGGCGACGAGTGGTCGATTGACAGTCGCCGGTTGCGAATTGACCGACTACAACTCGTCCTCTCTGATCGAGCTCAAGCGGCATCTCGCGTATGTCCCCGACGATCCGCCACTGTTCGATGACTTGACCGTCGGGCAACACATGGAGTTTATCGGTCGCATTTACGATGTTCCCGATCGTGTTGAAAAGTCAGAACGCTTACTCGACTACTTTCAGTTGGCCGATAAAGTCGATGCCGGGGCAACGACGCTGTCACGCGGGATGCGGCAGAAACTGGCGATCGCCTGTGCATACTTGTTCCAACCCAGCGTGCTGCTACTCGACGAACCGATGACAGGACTGGATCCACCGGGGATTCGGCGATTGCTCGAATCGACTCGCGAACTCGCCAAGGCAGGCGCGACCATCATTATCTCTAGCCATCTGCTGGCAATGATCGAAGACGTATGCACGCACTTGATCGTGATGCAGAACGGGCGTTTGCAATTTTTCGGTGATGTCGATCAACTGCGCCAGCAGTTTCCATCGGCAACCACTCTTGAACAAGCTTACTTCGAGGCGACATCCACAGTCACGAAATGA
- a CDS encoding protein kinase domain-containing protein: MHDEEHVLKSDPSMDSNQPEAKTVDQSCIDSAASELDFQVHQEVPSHVGNYSILALIASGGMGRVYRARRSSDGQEVALKVIARDLPSSRMLARFECERIALEMMEHPNIAKVLDSGFDDVSRPFVVMELVHGTPIDVYCDKHRLTITERLELFIQVCHAIHHAHQKGVIHRDIKPSNLLVQSQPDGQALVKVIDFGLSKSSHNEQIIDSFDQTQNGDLIGTIEYMSPEQARVTDAEVDSRTDVYSLGVILHQLLTGQSPIGRLRSLTDNLESLLRTLREEDVRRPSQHVRTAGDEIFGFAHCRGLTPEQLASTLDGSLDCVVLKALEKYPAYRYSTAIALADDIRHFVKGEPIIANPRPLVYQLQRSLVRHRYLATMAAVVVVVLGIGLATSILMWSQSETQRRRATIAERYAREAAEHATTVSEEAQLQRDAAIAARQVAEAMAAQTHYLLARDRGQQGRTRESLRLLQQVPPTERQIEWYLARNRLDSSLQTFAGTAKTATAIAFGPGEEELIATTEVGQVNRYPLDRTSSQVLSEFQLRAIGPLCMDRTGRWLASASKDDGVIVVDTTDNRVVAELPSFDTGVVALDWFSPPLSDSTQGRLAIATDRGTVLVINVESQGSEIQFQHSSHQIQAIKVSPIANAISVRSRVPWGGVNDGWIYMYDLDGALLWQSPSNESPVRCFSYTNDGGQILAGDSEGRLKMLDALTGERQRAYARSSQAASSIEFSPDGRLFAIGRTDGAIQLWRTEMYQSVALLCGHTRRIVDLCFHREGKRLVSSSVDKSVKLWDVEDSLVLHDETPTEIGSLAGIVGAVGVDPKGRFLAIAEGDSLQSDFDDVHRNYDIRILDSVTHRLQRRLLGHDDGVLAIAVRHDGQQLASASVDQTARLWDVSKQQAAPIVLEHNSGVSSIAYSRDGRTVATGSYSGIVRFWDATNGQLKRSFRSNDNVQSLTFSSDGNRLATGGSDGIIRIWDVKSGTQQFEIDAKTKHLHDLKFVDNDAAILSETADSSIAMWSLRTHQVLRLFEGHDRLVRSILLHPLDRRIISCSDDGTIRIWDLDSNRELESIRLHEAKAWTIAISAAGDRLYAGLRNGALVRWNAERRPPASDLALSRDQIRSASQNEQAGWIVTAGRDGTLAIWDRINGQQVSVTSPDHRVISAIAISPDRSRLVTGTASGQVDVYQVRTDADEHYLIQPLASVRQSSSAITALAFDQQQSVVVGRTSDGRVFEVAIGDRAAHSSEVGDRDQILRQAYADEAAVFAYLHATEVRRGEPVTTLLTTGIRQRVKFSRAR; the protein is encoded by the coding sequence ATGCATGATGAAGAACATGTGCTCAAATCTGATCCCTCTATGGATTCGAATCAGCCCGAGGCGAAAACGGTCGACCAGAGTTGCATCGATTCGGCGGCATCCGAGTTGGACTTTCAGGTCCATCAAGAAGTCCCCAGTCACGTTGGCAACTATTCCATTTTGGCCCTGATTGCCAGCGGCGGGATGGGGCGGGTGTATCGTGCCCGCCGATCGTCCGATGGCCAGGAGGTTGCTCTTAAAGTCATCGCGCGTGATCTGCCTTCCTCACGCATGCTCGCGCGTTTCGAATGCGAACGAATCGCACTTGAAATGATGGAGCATCCGAACATTGCCAAAGTCCTCGATTCTGGCTTTGACGACGTCAGCCGACCTTTTGTCGTCATGGAATTGGTCCATGGTACTCCGATCGACGTTTATTGCGATAAGCATCGTCTGACCATCACAGAGCGGTTAGAGCTGTTCATTCAAGTTTGTCATGCGATTCATCATGCTCACCAAAAAGGCGTGATTCATCGAGACATCAAGCCATCGAACTTACTGGTTCAATCTCAACCAGACGGACAAGCATTGGTCAAAGTAATTGATTTTGGCTTGTCAAAGTCATCGCACAACGAGCAGATCATCGATTCCTTTGATCAAACGCAAAACGGCGATCTGATCGGCACGATCGAATACATGAGTCCCGAACAGGCACGCGTGACAGATGCCGAGGTGGATTCGCGTACCGACGTGTATTCACTTGGCGTGATCTTACATCAATTGCTTACCGGTCAATCTCCGATCGGACGTCTGCGATCGCTGACCGATAACTTGGAGAGCTTATTACGGACACTTCGCGAAGAAGATGTGCGGCGCCCCAGTCAGCATGTGCGGACCGCCGGCGATGAAATTTTCGGCTTTGCCCATTGCCGTGGCTTAACCCCGGAGCAATTGGCGAGCACGCTCGACGGCAGTCTCGATTGTGTCGTTTTAAAGGCGCTCGAGAAGTATCCGGCGTATCGATACTCGACCGCGATCGCGTTGGCGGACGACATCAGGCACTTCGTTAAAGGCGAGCCGATCATCGCCAATCCGCGTCCACTGGTTTATCAATTGCAACGCTCGCTGGTGCGTCATCGATACCTTGCGACGATGGCAGCGGTCGTGGTCGTTGTCCTTGGTATTGGGTTGGCGACGTCGATCTTGATGTGGTCGCAAAGTGAAACGCAGCGGCGCCGAGCGACGATCGCAGAACGCTACGCACGTGAGGCTGCGGAGCATGCCACGACGGTATCTGAAGAGGCTCAACTTCAGCGGGATGCCGCGATCGCCGCACGCCAAGTTGCCGAAGCGATGGCGGCGCAAACGCACTACCTGCTCGCCCGCGATCGGGGGCAGCAGGGCCGCACTCGCGAATCACTTCGTTTACTGCAGCAGGTCCCGCCGACGGAACGACAGATCGAATGGTACCTTGCCCGTAACCGTCTTGATTCAAGTTTACAAACCTTTGCAGGGACCGCCAAAACGGCGACCGCAATTGCCTTTGGACCTGGCGAAGAGGAGCTGATCGCGACGACCGAAGTGGGCCAGGTCAATCGCTATCCACTCGACCGAACGTCTTCGCAAGTCCTATCGGAATTTCAGCTTCGAGCTATCGGCCCGCTGTGTATGGATCGTACCGGGCGCTGGCTGGCGAGTGCATCCAAAGACGACGGTGTTATCGTTGTTGATACGACCGACAATCGTGTCGTTGCCGAATTGCCATCATTCGATACCGGCGTTGTCGCACTTGATTGGTTTTCGCCCCCGCTGTCCGATTCAACCCAGGGGCGATTGGCCATTGCGACCGACCGAGGGACAGTCCTCGTGATCAACGTTGAATCACAAGGATCGGAGATTCAGTTTCAACACAGTTCACATCAAATCCAAGCGATTAAAGTTTCGCCGATCGCCAATGCCATCTCGGTCAGGAGTCGAGTGCCTTGGGGTGGTGTCAATGATGGTTGGATTTATATGTACGACCTTGACGGCGCGCTGTTGTGGCAAAGTCCAAGTAATGAATCCCCGGTTCGATGTTTCAGCTACACCAATGACGGAGGCCAAATTTTGGCGGGGGATTCCGAAGGCCGGTTGAAAATGCTTGACGCCCTGACCGGAGAACGGCAGCGGGCGTACGCGAGGTCCAGCCAAGCGGCATCCTCGATCGAGTTTTCTCCCGATGGCCGATTGTTCGCGATCGGTCGAACTGATGGGGCGATCCAGCTTTGGCGAACAGAAATGTATCAGTCGGTGGCACTGTTGTGTGGGCACACTCGTAGGATTGTTGACCTTTGTTTCCACCGCGAGGGCAAACGTTTGGTCTCATCAAGTGTCGACAAATCGGTGAAGCTTTGGGATGTCGAAGATTCACTTGTTTTGCATGATGAAACCCCGACTGAGATCGGCTCTCTCGCTGGGATCGTCGGCGCGGTGGGCGTTGATCCGAAGGGGCGTTTTCTGGCGATCGCCGAGGGCGATTCACTGCAAAGCGATTTCGATGACGTACATCGAAACTATGACATTCGCATACTCGATTCGGTCACGCATCGTTTGCAACGGCGACTGCTCGGTCATGATGACGGGGTGCTTGCGATCGCAGTCCGTCACGACGGTCAGCAATTGGCGAGTGCCAGTGTGGACCAAACTGCGCGACTTTGGGATGTCTCCAAACAGCAGGCCGCGCCGATCGTTTTGGAACACAATAGCGGAGTTTCTTCGATCGCCTATAGTCGCGATGGCCGTACAGTCGCGACCGGATCTTATTCTGGGATCGTTCGATTTTGGGACGCGACCAACGGACAACTCAAACGAAGTTTTCGTTCCAACGACAACGTCCAATCCTTGACCTTTAGTTCCGATGGGAATCGATTGGCTACCGGTGGGTCCGATGGAATCATTCGAATCTGGGATGTTAAATCGGGAACTCAGCAGTTTGAAATCGACGCAAAAACGAAACACCTCCACGATCTAAAGTTTGTCGATAATGACGCAGCGATCCTGTCCGAGACCGCTGACAGTTCGATCGCAATGTGGAGTCTTCGGACTCATCAGGTTCTGCGTCTGTTTGAGGGCCACGATCGATTGGTTCGATCGATCTTGTTGCATCCGCTCGATCGTCGCATCATCAGTTGCAGTGATGATGGAACGATTCGCATCTGGGATCTTGATTCAAATCGAGAACTCGAATCGATTCGCTTGCACGAAGCAAAGGCCTGGACGATTGCGATCTCCGCCGCAGGCGATCGTTTGTACGCGGGGCTTCGCAACGGGGCCTTGGTGCGATGGAATGCCGAACGTCGACCTCCGGCCAGTGATCTTGCTTTGTCGCGCGATCAGATCCGGTCGGCTAGCCAAAACGAGCAGGCGGGTTGGATAGTGACAGCCGGCCGTGATGGAACATTGGCAATATGGGATCGCATCAATGGACAGCAAGTCTCCGTGACCAGCCCTGACCATCGGGTGATTTCTGCGATTGCGATTTCGCCCGATCGATCGCGACTTGTCACCGGGACCGCATCGGGGCAAGTGGATGTCTATCAAGTGCGAACCGATGCCGATGAGCATTATTTAATCCAACCGCTCGCATCGGTGCGTCAGTCGAGTTCCGCCATTACCGCGTTGGCGTTTGACCAGCAACAATCGGTGGTCGTCGGACGCACGTCCGATGGACGCGTGTTTGAAGTGGCGATCGGTGATCGGGCCGCACATTCGTCGGAGGTGGGTGACCGCGATCAAATCCTCCGGCAGGCGTACGCCGATGAAGCCGCGGTGTTCGCATACCTGCACGCAACCGAAGTTCGTCGTGGTGAGCCGGTCACGACACTTTTAACGACCGGCATCAGGCAAAGGGTTAAGTTTTCGAGGGCGCGATAA
- a CDS encoding L-lactate permease, whose amino-acid sequence MDVLVSLAALAPILIVAILLVGFRLPAAAAMPIAYVSVVALAWGIWQLDGWTIAAASVDGLFVVAQLLFIVFGAILLLNTLSESGGLSVIRGGFTGITSDRRIQVILIAWLFGAFIEGSAGFGTPAAVCVPLLVGLGFPAMAAVISGMIIQSTPVSFGAVGTPILIGVKTGLSGNESVASYAQTTFASAANPFELMLHGVGWRVALIHLICGSMIPLILVVVLTRFFGERRSIGEGLRVWKFAVFASLAMTIPSTSIAFLLGPEFPSLIGGLVGLAIVVPAAKYRFLVPDGPAWDFPPKSSWSSDWSGGVTIEIKPTMRRLPMWLAWTPYILTASLLVISRLPSLPIGDWLKGITIPADGETLANLFGSGVSLKPAAPLYLPGAIFVVVCLATVLLHRMNRQAVATATKRSVRMIWAASTALVFAVPMVKVFIYSDGGAAGYASMPTTLASGVSTMVGHAWPALAALVGGLGAFVAGSNTISNMMFSLFQFEVGQQIGVDPIWIVTLQAIGGAAGNTICVHNVVSACAVVGLVGREGDVIRVSGVVFFYYVIVAGIVGLAVV is encoded by the coding sequence ATGGATGTTTTGGTTTCGCTCGCCGCGCTGGCACCGATTCTGATTGTGGCAATCTTGTTGGTCGGATTCCGGTTGCCCGCCGCCGCAGCGATGCCAATCGCGTATGTCAGTGTGGTGGCCCTGGCATGGGGTATTTGGCAGCTTGATGGATGGACCATCGCAGCCGCCTCGGTCGATGGGCTATTCGTCGTTGCCCAATTGTTGTTCATCGTCTTTGGCGCGATCCTCCTGCTCAATACACTGAGCGAAAGCGGTGGTCTTTCTGTCATACGCGGTGGTTTTACTGGGATCACGTCAGATCGTCGGATTCAGGTTATCTTGATTGCTTGGCTATTTGGGGCATTCATCGAAGGTAGCGCCGGGTTCGGTACGCCGGCGGCGGTCTGTGTTCCGTTGTTAGTCGGACTCGGGTTTCCGGCGATGGCGGCCGTGATCAGCGGTATGATCATCCAAAGCACGCCGGTGTCTTTTGGTGCCGTAGGGACCCCGATTCTGATCGGGGTCAAAACGGGCTTAAGTGGCAATGAATCGGTCGCCTCGTATGCCCAAACGACGTTCGCGTCGGCGGCCAACCCGTTTGAGTTGATGCTTCATGGCGTGGGGTGGCGAGTCGCGTTGATCCATTTGATCTGTGGCTCGATGATCCCGTTGATCTTGGTTGTGGTTTTGACGCGGTTCTTTGGAGAGCGGCGTTCGATCGGAGAAGGATTGCGTGTTTGGAAATTCGCCGTCTTTGCATCGTTGGCGATGACGATTCCCTCGACATCGATCGCGTTTCTCCTGGGACCAGAATTTCCCTCACTCATCGGTGGGTTGGTTGGATTGGCGATCGTAGTGCCCGCGGCCAAGTATCGGTTTCTGGTTCCTGACGGACCGGCTTGGGACTTCCCACCGAAATCATCGTGGTCGTCGGATTGGTCAGGCGGCGTTACGATCGAAATCAAACCAACGATGCGCCGTTTACCGATGTGGCTGGCTTGGACGCCCTACATTTTAACCGCTTCGCTGTTAGTGATCAGCCGACTGCCTTCGCTACCGATCGGCGATTGGCTGAAAGGAATCACGATCCCGGCAGATGGCGAGACCTTGGCAAATCTGTTTGGCTCCGGCGTTAGTTTGAAACCTGCCGCGCCGCTCTACCTGCCCGGTGCGATCTTTGTTGTGGTCTGTCTTGCTACCGTTCTGTTGCACCGGATGAATCGACAGGCGGTGGCGACGGCTACCAAACGTTCAGTGCGGATGATCTGGGCCGCATCGACGGCGTTGGTGTTCGCCGTCCCCATGGTGAAGGTGTTTATTTATAGCGACGGCGGTGCGGCTGGTTACGCGTCTATGCCAACAACCTTGGCGAGTGGCGTTTCCACAATGGTGGGACATGCTTGGCCGGCGCTGGCGGCACTGGTCGGTGGGCTCGGAGCGTTCGTAGCCGGCAGCAACACCATCAGCAACATGATGTTTTCATTGTTCCAATTTGAGGTCGGACAGCAAATTGGCGTCGACCCAATTTGGATCGTTACATTGCAAGCAATCGGTGGCGCCGCTGGCAATACGATCTGCGTCCACAATGTGGTTTCGGCATGCGCCGTCGTGGGGCTGGTGGGGCGTGAAGGCGACGTGATTCGCGTGTCCGGGGTGGTGTTTTTTTATTACGTGATCGTGGCGGGAATCGTTGGCTTGGCGGTCGTGTAA